One window from the genome of Elaeis guineensis isolate ETL-2024a chromosome 5, EG11, whole genome shotgun sequence encodes:
- the LOC105057344 gene encoding uncharacterized protein isoform X2 translates to MAGVSRKPDKDRSLEFQGFLNDLEGWDYLLKDKGHKMKGQSHESNKRGSLRNAGKVNEDEGPLKKVPAVEVKSKYSDAISHMPSSFYSEEKLPDAASEKELGNEYFKQKKFPEAIECYSRSIALSPTSVAFANRAMAYLKLKRFEEAENDCTEALNLDDRYVKAYSRRATARKELGKLKASMEDSEFATRLEPNNQELRKQHSETKALYEKEISKKIRGPLKNPFQGIQGVSNSEMGTKNARGDHSVLSNAQNAAAAANGTQTKDGEGTCDQPLIAVKDTDSKSTDVGKETREYLLDGSREGAALSSNNAKVLKASMKDLASRAASRVMATAGKSITTPRTAYEFEVSWRALSDDCALQMQLLKTIPPPTLPQIFKNALSVPILIDIIKCTTTFFKEDTELAVNILDNLAKVPRFDMIVMCLSSTDRSELWQIWEEVFSSKDIAANYIETLSQLRSRYCYGK, encoded by the exons ATGGCGGGGGTTTCTAGAAAGCCCGACAAAGATCGCTCTCTG GAGTTTCAAGGATTCCTGAATGACCTAGAAGGCTGGGATTACTTGCTTAAGGATAAAGGTCACAAAATGAAGGGTCAATCGCATGAAAGCAACAAACGG GGATCCTTGAGGAATGCTGGAAAGGTCAATGAAGATGAGGGACCCTTGAAAAAggttcctgcagttgaagttaaaAGTAAATATTCAGATGCTATCAGCCATATGCCTAGCAGCTTCTACAGTGAGGAAAAATTGCCTGATGCAGCTTCAGAAAAAGAGCTT GGCAATGAGTATTTTAAGCAAAAAAAGTTCCCCGAAGCAATTGAGTGTTACTCAAGAAGCATTGCTTTATCCCCTACATCAGTTGCTTTTGCAAATAGAGCTATGGCATATCTCAAACTAAAAAG GTTTGAAGAGGCTGAGAACGACTGCACCGAGGCCTTAAATTTAGATGATCGCTATGTTAAAGCATACTCACGTCGAGCTACAGCCAGGAAGGAACTTGGAAAACTTAAAGCATCCATGGAAG ATTCTGAGTTTGCTACAAGACTAGAGCCTAATAATCAAGAACTTAGGAAGCAACATTCCGAGACAAAGGCATTGTATGAGAAG GAAATTTCTAAGAAAATTCGTGGACCCTTAAAAAACCCTTTTCAAGGAATTCAAGGAGTAAGTAATTCAGAGATGGGAACAAAAAATGCTCGTGGTGATCATTCAGTCTTAAGTAATGCTCAAAATGCAGCAGCGGCTGCCAATGGAACCCAAACTAAG GATGGCGAAGGAACATGTGATCAACCTTTGATTGCTGTGAAGGACACAGATAGCAAAAGTACGGATGTGGGAAAGGAGACCAGAGAATATTTATTGGATGGATCAAGGGAAGGTGCAGCACTAAGTTCCAATAATGCCAAG GTACTTAAAGCATCAATGAAGGATCTTGCATCTCGTGCCGCTTCTCGAGTGATGGCCACTGCTGGTAAAAGTATTACCACACCAAGGACTGCTTATGAGTTTGAGGTTTCCTGGAGGGCACTTTCTGATGATTGTGCTCTGCAAATGCAGTTGCTGAAG ACAATCCCACCACCAACTCTACCACAGATTTTTAAAAATGCACTCTCTGTTCCAATTCTGATTGATATCATCAAGTGCACCACCACATTTTTCAA GGAAGACACTGAATTGGCTGTTAACATTTTAGATAATTTGGCCAAAGTTCCTCGATTCGACATGATAGTCATGTGCCTTTCATCTACAGATCGTTCTG AACTCTGGCAGATATGGGAGGAAGTATTCTCTAGTAAGGACATTGCAGCAAATTACATTGAAACACTCAGTCAACTTCGTTCGAGATACTGCTATGGAAAATGA
- the LOC105057344 gene encoding uncharacterized protein isoform X1, whose product MAGVSRKPDKDRSLEFQGFLNDLEGWDYLLKDKGHKMKGQSHESNKRGSLRNAGKVNEDEGPLKKVPAVEVKSKYSDAISHMPSSFYSEEKLPDAASEKELGNEYFKQKKFPEAIECYSRSIALSPTSVAFANRAMAYLKLKRFEEAENDCTEALNLDDRYVKAYSRRATARKELGKLKASMEDSEFATRLEPNNQELRKQHSETKALYEKEISKKIRGPLKNPFQGIQGVSNSEMGTKNARGDHSVLSNAQNAAAAANGTQTKDGEGTCDQPLIAVKDTDSKSTDVGKETREYLLDGSREGAALSSNNAKKDQDVGCKQVLKASMKDLASRAASRVMATAGKSITTPRTAYEFEVSWRALSDDCALQMQLLKTIPPPTLPQIFKNALSVPILIDIIKCTTTFFKEDTELAVNILDNLAKVPRFDMIVMCLSSTDRSELWQIWEEVFSSKDIAANYIETLSQLRSRYCYGK is encoded by the exons ATGGCGGGGGTTTCTAGAAAGCCCGACAAAGATCGCTCTCTG GAGTTTCAAGGATTCCTGAATGACCTAGAAGGCTGGGATTACTTGCTTAAGGATAAAGGTCACAAAATGAAGGGTCAATCGCATGAAAGCAACAAACGG GGATCCTTGAGGAATGCTGGAAAGGTCAATGAAGATGAGGGACCCTTGAAAAAggttcctgcagttgaagttaaaAGTAAATATTCAGATGCTATCAGCCATATGCCTAGCAGCTTCTACAGTGAGGAAAAATTGCCTGATGCAGCTTCAGAAAAAGAGCTT GGCAATGAGTATTTTAAGCAAAAAAAGTTCCCCGAAGCAATTGAGTGTTACTCAAGAAGCATTGCTTTATCCCCTACATCAGTTGCTTTTGCAAATAGAGCTATGGCATATCTCAAACTAAAAAG GTTTGAAGAGGCTGAGAACGACTGCACCGAGGCCTTAAATTTAGATGATCGCTATGTTAAAGCATACTCACGTCGAGCTACAGCCAGGAAGGAACTTGGAAAACTTAAAGCATCCATGGAAG ATTCTGAGTTTGCTACAAGACTAGAGCCTAATAATCAAGAACTTAGGAAGCAACATTCCGAGACAAAGGCATTGTATGAGAAG GAAATTTCTAAGAAAATTCGTGGACCCTTAAAAAACCCTTTTCAAGGAATTCAAGGAGTAAGTAATTCAGAGATGGGAACAAAAAATGCTCGTGGTGATCATTCAGTCTTAAGTAATGCTCAAAATGCAGCAGCGGCTGCCAATGGAACCCAAACTAAG GATGGCGAAGGAACATGTGATCAACCTTTGATTGCTGTGAAGGACACAGATAGCAAAAGTACGGATGTGGGAAAGGAGACCAGAGAATATTTATTGGATGGATCAAGGGAAGGTGCAGCACTAAGTTCCAATAATGCCAAG AAAGATCAAGATGTTGGCTGCAAGCAGGTACTTAAAGCATCAATGAAGGATCTTGCATCTCGTGCCGCTTCTCGAGTGATGGCCACTGCTGGTAAAAGTATTACCACACCAAGGACTGCTTATGAGTTTGAGGTTTCCTGGAGGGCACTTTCTGATGATTGTGCTCTGCAAATGCAGTTGCTGAAG ACAATCCCACCACCAACTCTACCACAGATTTTTAAAAATGCACTCTCTGTTCCAATTCTGATTGATATCATCAAGTGCACCACCACATTTTTCAA GGAAGACACTGAATTGGCTGTTAACATTTTAGATAATTTGGCCAAAGTTCCTCGATTCGACATGATAGTCATGTGCCTTTCATCTACAGATCGTTCTG AACTCTGGCAGATATGGGAGGAAGTATTCTCTAGTAAGGACATTGCAGCAAATTACATTGAAACACTCAGTCAACTTCGTTCGAGATACTGCTATGGAAAATGA
- the LOC105057344 gene encoding uncharacterized protein isoform X4, with protein MAGVSRKPDKDRSLEFQGFLNDLEGWDYLLKDKGHKMKGQSHESNKRGSLRNAGKVNEDEGPLKKVPAVEVKSKYSDAISHMPSSFYSEEKLPDAASEKELGNEYFKQKKFPEAIECYSRSIALSPTSVAFANRAMAYLKLKRFEEAENDCTEALNLDDRYVKAYSRRATARKELGKLKASMEDSEFATRLEPNNQELRKQHSETKALYEKEISKKIRGPLKNPFQGIQGVSNSEMGTKNARGDHSVLSNAQNAAAAANGTQTKDGEGTCDQPLIAVKDTDSKSTDVGKETREYLLDGSREGAALSSNNAKKDQDVGCKQVLKASMKDLASRAASRVMATAGKSITTPRTAYEFEVSWRALSDDCALQMQLLKTIPPPTLPQIFKNALSVPILIDIIKCTTTFFKEDTELAVNILDNLAKVPRFDMIVMCLSSTDRSVSIALR; from the exons ATGGCGGGGGTTTCTAGAAAGCCCGACAAAGATCGCTCTCTG GAGTTTCAAGGATTCCTGAATGACCTAGAAGGCTGGGATTACTTGCTTAAGGATAAAGGTCACAAAATGAAGGGTCAATCGCATGAAAGCAACAAACGG GGATCCTTGAGGAATGCTGGAAAGGTCAATGAAGATGAGGGACCCTTGAAAAAggttcctgcagttgaagttaaaAGTAAATATTCAGATGCTATCAGCCATATGCCTAGCAGCTTCTACAGTGAGGAAAAATTGCCTGATGCAGCTTCAGAAAAAGAGCTT GGCAATGAGTATTTTAAGCAAAAAAAGTTCCCCGAAGCAATTGAGTGTTACTCAAGAAGCATTGCTTTATCCCCTACATCAGTTGCTTTTGCAAATAGAGCTATGGCATATCTCAAACTAAAAAG GTTTGAAGAGGCTGAGAACGACTGCACCGAGGCCTTAAATTTAGATGATCGCTATGTTAAAGCATACTCACGTCGAGCTACAGCCAGGAAGGAACTTGGAAAACTTAAAGCATCCATGGAAG ATTCTGAGTTTGCTACAAGACTAGAGCCTAATAATCAAGAACTTAGGAAGCAACATTCCGAGACAAAGGCATTGTATGAGAAG GAAATTTCTAAGAAAATTCGTGGACCCTTAAAAAACCCTTTTCAAGGAATTCAAGGAGTAAGTAATTCAGAGATGGGAACAAAAAATGCTCGTGGTGATCATTCAGTCTTAAGTAATGCTCAAAATGCAGCAGCGGCTGCCAATGGAACCCAAACTAAG GATGGCGAAGGAACATGTGATCAACCTTTGATTGCTGTGAAGGACACAGATAGCAAAAGTACGGATGTGGGAAAGGAGACCAGAGAATATTTATTGGATGGATCAAGGGAAGGTGCAGCACTAAGTTCCAATAATGCCAAG AAAGATCAAGATGTTGGCTGCAAGCAGGTACTTAAAGCATCAATGAAGGATCTTGCATCTCGTGCCGCTTCTCGAGTGATGGCCACTGCTGGTAAAAGTATTACCACACCAAGGACTGCTTATGAGTTTGAGGTTTCCTGGAGGGCACTTTCTGATGATTGTGCTCTGCAAATGCAGTTGCTGAAG ACAATCCCACCACCAACTCTACCACAGATTTTTAAAAATGCACTCTCTGTTCCAATTCTGATTGATATCATCAAGTGCACCACCACATTTTTCAA GGAAGACACTGAATTGGCTGTTAACATTTTAGATAATTTGGCCAAAGTTCCTCGATTCGACATGATAGTCATGTGCCTTTCATCTACAGATCGTTCTG TTTCTATTGCTCTTCGATGA
- the LOC105057344 gene encoding uncharacterized protein isoform X5, producing MAGVSRKPDKDRSLEFQGFLNDLEGWDYLLKDKGHKMKGQSHESNKRGSLRNAGKVNEDEGPLKKVPAVEVKSKYSDAISHMPSSFYSEEKLPDAASEKELGNEYFKQKKFPEAIECYSRSIALSPTSVAFANRAMAYLKLKRFEEAENDCTEALNLDDRYVKAYSRRATARKELGKLKASMEDSEFATRLEPNNQELRKQHSETKALYEKDGEGTCDQPLIAVKDTDSKSTDVGKETREYLLDGSREGAALSSNNAKKDQDVGCKQVLKASMKDLASRAASRVMATAGKSITTPRTAYEFEVSWRALSDDCALQMQLLKTIPPPTLPQIFKNALSVPILIDIIKCTTTFFKEDTELAVNILDNLAKVPRFDMIVMCLSSTDRSELWQIWEEVFSSKDIAANYIETLSQLRSRYCYGK from the exons ATGGCGGGGGTTTCTAGAAAGCCCGACAAAGATCGCTCTCTG GAGTTTCAAGGATTCCTGAATGACCTAGAAGGCTGGGATTACTTGCTTAAGGATAAAGGTCACAAAATGAAGGGTCAATCGCATGAAAGCAACAAACGG GGATCCTTGAGGAATGCTGGAAAGGTCAATGAAGATGAGGGACCCTTGAAAAAggttcctgcagttgaagttaaaAGTAAATATTCAGATGCTATCAGCCATATGCCTAGCAGCTTCTACAGTGAGGAAAAATTGCCTGATGCAGCTTCAGAAAAAGAGCTT GGCAATGAGTATTTTAAGCAAAAAAAGTTCCCCGAAGCAATTGAGTGTTACTCAAGAAGCATTGCTTTATCCCCTACATCAGTTGCTTTTGCAAATAGAGCTATGGCATATCTCAAACTAAAAAG GTTTGAAGAGGCTGAGAACGACTGCACCGAGGCCTTAAATTTAGATGATCGCTATGTTAAAGCATACTCACGTCGAGCTACAGCCAGGAAGGAACTTGGAAAACTTAAAGCATCCATGGAAG ATTCTGAGTTTGCTACAAGACTAGAGCCTAATAATCAAGAACTTAGGAAGCAACATTCCGAGACAAAGGCATTGTATGAGAAG GATGGCGAAGGAACATGTGATCAACCTTTGATTGCTGTGAAGGACACAGATAGCAAAAGTACGGATGTGGGAAAGGAGACCAGAGAATATTTATTGGATGGATCAAGGGAAGGTGCAGCACTAAGTTCCAATAATGCCAAG AAAGATCAAGATGTTGGCTGCAAGCAGGTACTTAAAGCATCAATGAAGGATCTTGCATCTCGTGCCGCTTCTCGAGTGATGGCCACTGCTGGTAAAAGTATTACCACACCAAGGACTGCTTATGAGTTTGAGGTTTCCTGGAGGGCACTTTCTGATGATTGTGCTCTGCAAATGCAGTTGCTGAAG ACAATCCCACCACCAACTCTACCACAGATTTTTAAAAATGCACTCTCTGTTCCAATTCTGATTGATATCATCAAGTGCACCACCACATTTTTCAA GGAAGACACTGAATTGGCTGTTAACATTTTAGATAATTTGGCCAAAGTTCCTCGATTCGACATGATAGTCATGTGCCTTTCATCTACAGATCGTTCTG AACTCTGGCAGATATGGGAGGAAGTATTCTCTAGTAAGGACATTGCAGCAAATTACATTGAAACACTCAGTCAACTTCGTTCGAGATACTGCTATGGAAAATGA
- the LOC105057344 gene encoding uncharacterized protein isoform X3, with the protein MAGVSRKPDKDRSLEFQGFLNDLEGWDYLLKDKGHKMKGQSHESNKRGSLRNAGKVNEDEGPLKKVPAVEVKSKYSDAISHMPSSFYSEEKLPDAASEKELGNEYFKQKKFPEAIECYSRSIALSPTSVAFANRAMAYLKLKRFEEAENDCTEALNLDDRYVKAYSRRATARKELGKLKASMEDSEFATRLEPNNQELRKQHSETKALYEKEISKKIRGPLKNPFQGIQGVSNSEMGTKNARGDHSVLSNAQNAAAAANGTQTKDGEGTCDQPLIAVKDTDSKSTDVGKETREYLLDGSREGAALSSNNAKKDQDVGCKQVLKASMKDLASRAASRVMATAGKSITTPRTAYEFEVSWRALSDDCALQMQLLKTIPPPTLPQIFKNALSVPILIDIIKCTTTFFKEDTELAVNILDNLAKVPRFDMIVMCLSSTDRSGICVEEMWESKSLSDLSGCPG; encoded by the exons ATGGCGGGGGTTTCTAGAAAGCCCGACAAAGATCGCTCTCTG GAGTTTCAAGGATTCCTGAATGACCTAGAAGGCTGGGATTACTTGCTTAAGGATAAAGGTCACAAAATGAAGGGTCAATCGCATGAAAGCAACAAACGG GGATCCTTGAGGAATGCTGGAAAGGTCAATGAAGATGAGGGACCCTTGAAAAAggttcctgcagttgaagttaaaAGTAAATATTCAGATGCTATCAGCCATATGCCTAGCAGCTTCTACAGTGAGGAAAAATTGCCTGATGCAGCTTCAGAAAAAGAGCTT GGCAATGAGTATTTTAAGCAAAAAAAGTTCCCCGAAGCAATTGAGTGTTACTCAAGAAGCATTGCTTTATCCCCTACATCAGTTGCTTTTGCAAATAGAGCTATGGCATATCTCAAACTAAAAAG GTTTGAAGAGGCTGAGAACGACTGCACCGAGGCCTTAAATTTAGATGATCGCTATGTTAAAGCATACTCACGTCGAGCTACAGCCAGGAAGGAACTTGGAAAACTTAAAGCATCCATGGAAG ATTCTGAGTTTGCTACAAGACTAGAGCCTAATAATCAAGAACTTAGGAAGCAACATTCCGAGACAAAGGCATTGTATGAGAAG GAAATTTCTAAGAAAATTCGTGGACCCTTAAAAAACCCTTTTCAAGGAATTCAAGGAGTAAGTAATTCAGAGATGGGAACAAAAAATGCTCGTGGTGATCATTCAGTCTTAAGTAATGCTCAAAATGCAGCAGCGGCTGCCAATGGAACCCAAACTAAG GATGGCGAAGGAACATGTGATCAACCTTTGATTGCTGTGAAGGACACAGATAGCAAAAGTACGGATGTGGGAAAGGAGACCAGAGAATATTTATTGGATGGATCAAGGGAAGGTGCAGCACTAAGTTCCAATAATGCCAAG AAAGATCAAGATGTTGGCTGCAAGCAGGTACTTAAAGCATCAATGAAGGATCTTGCATCTCGTGCCGCTTCTCGAGTGATGGCCACTGCTGGTAAAAGTATTACCACACCAAGGACTGCTTATGAGTTTGAGGTTTCCTGGAGGGCACTTTCTGATGATTGTGCTCTGCAAATGCAGTTGCTGAAG ACAATCCCACCACCAACTCTACCACAGATTTTTAAAAATGCACTCTCTGTTCCAATTCTGATTGATATCATCAAGTGCACCACCACATTTTTCAA GGAAGACACTGAATTGGCTGTTAACATTTTAGATAATTTGGCCAAAGTTCCTCGATTCGACATGATAGTCATGTGCCTTTCATCTACAGATCGTTCTG GTATCTGTGTGGAAGAAATGTGGGAGAGTAAATCGCTGTCTGATTTATCTGGTTGCCCGGGGTAA